One genomic segment of Theobroma cacao cultivar B97-61/B2 chromosome 6, Criollo_cocoa_genome_V2, whole genome shotgun sequence includes these proteins:
- the LOC18595309 gene encoding pentatricopeptide repeat-containing protein At1g08070, chloroplastic — MGIAQKVFDKIPERNTALWNSLIKGYAQNGFYEKVIFLFSQMKSMGFSLPNGFTFPIVLKCCFKCNALREGAEVHCVVIKSGFRGNPFVGTTLIEMYSGWRMTAAAYIVFSEMVDRNVVAWTSMINGFILSHDLVKARFLFELAPERDIVLWNTIVSGYIEIGDMVEARNLFDQMLKKDVMAWNTILHGYAINRDVAACERFFEEMPERNVFSWNGLIGGYARNECFVEVLDTFKRMLIDGNVLPNDATLVTVLSACAKLGALDLGKWVHVYAENNGYKGNVYVGNALIDLYAKCGMIKNAVDMFKSMDKKDLISWNTIIGGLAMHGHGADALDLFCQMKNGGMNPDGITFIGVLCACTHMGLVEDGISYFLSMVDDYSIQPQIEHYGCMVDLLARAGLLPQALDFVKKMPMEADAVIWAALLGACRVYKNVEFAELALEHLITLEPKNPVNFVMLANIYGDLGRWKDVARLKVAMRDTGRKKLPGCSLIEVNDGVVEFYSLDERHPETKEIYGALRGLTKLLRSCGYIPDLQELGQGG, encoded by the coding sequence ATGGGTATTGCCCAGAAAGTGTTTGATAAAATTCCTGAACGAAACACAGCCCTATGGAATTCATTGATTAAAGGCTATGCGCAGAAtgggttttatgaaaaagttaTATTCTTGTTCAGTCAAATGAAAAGCATGGGTTTTTCATTACCCAATGGCTTTACTTTTCCTATTGTTCTTAAATGTTGTTTCAAGTGTAATGCATTGAGAGAAGGTGCGGAAGTGCATTGCGTTGTGATAAAAAGTGGTTTTAGAGGAAACCCTTTTGTTGGAACTACGTTAATCGAGATGTATTCAGGTTGGAGAATGACAGCAGCAGCTTATATAGTGTTCAGTGAAATGGTTGACCGGAATGTTGTCGCTTGGACTTCAATGATTAACGGGTTTATTCTAAGTCATGATTTAGTCAAGGCACGGTTTCTTTTTGAGCTGGCGCCGGAGCGTGATATTGTGTTGTGGAATACTATTGTTTCGGGTTATATTGAGATAGGGGATATGGTGGAAGCAAGGAATCTTTTTGATCAGATGCTGAAAAAGGATGTAATGGCATGGAATACAATATTGCATGGTTACGCGATTAATAGGGATGTTGCGGCTTGTGAGAGGTTTTTTGAAGAGATGCCTGAGCGGAATGTTTTTTCATGGAATGGATTAATTGGGGGGTATGCAAGAAATGAGTGTTTCGTGGAGGTTTTGGATACATTCAAGAGGATGCTAATTGATGGTAATGTTCTTCCTAATGATGCTACGCTTGTGACAGTATTGTCTGCATGTGCGAAATTAGGAGCTTTGGATTTGGGGAAATGGGTCCATGTATATGCAGAGAATAATGGATATAAAGGAAATGTTTATGTTGGGAATGCTTTAATTGATTTGTATGCAAAGTGTGGGATGATAAAAAATGCAGTGGATATGTTCAAGAGCATGGATAAGAAGGATTTGATAAGTTGGAACACAATAATTGGGGGCTTAGCAATGCATGGGCATGGAGCTGATGCTTTAGATTTGTTTTGTCAAATGAAGAATGGTGGAATGAATCCAGATGGAATTACCTTCATAGGTGTTTTGTGTGCTTGTACACATATGGGTTTAGTTGAAGATGGCATTTCATATTTCCTGTCAATGGTAGATGATTATTCAATTCAGCCTCAGATTGAGCATTATGGTTGTATGGTTGATCTGCTAGCCCGAGCTGGTCTTTTACCACAGGCTCTGGATTTTGTGAAGAAGATGCCTATGGAAGCAGATGCTGTTATTTGGGCTGCCTTACTTGGAGCATGTCGGGTTTATAAAAATGTTGAATTTGCCGAGCTTGCTCTCGAACACCTCATTACACTTGAGCCAAAAAACCCTGTAAATTTTGTCATGCTTGCTAACATATATGGGGATCTTGGTAGATGGAAAGATGTGGCAAGATTAAAAGTTGCAATGCGAGATACTGGGCGCAAAAAATTGCCAGGATGTAGCTTGATTGAGGTTAATGATGGTGTGGTTGAGTTTTATTCCCTAGATGAGAGGCATCCTGAAACAAAGGAAATATATGGAGCCTTGAGGGGATTGACAAAACTGTTGAGATCATGTGGGTATATACCGGATCTTCAAGAGCTCGGGCAGGGGGGTTGA
- the LOC18595310 gene encoding F-box/kelch-repeat protein At3g06240, whose translation MTVALGYDSVNNDYKVVRVVSLYSHMEGKFGSGMQAQVHTLGMNSWREVAMSQGVNFGAIHWLGMVEKNRNAMQVELVSFDVSTEAFKLFPLPDFAPREIWPMWIDVYKNSHCVVKPGEGAFYEIWVMEEYGVQESWTRLHAIQLSFKSPAVVFGNGGEWEVCFGKSYRANCV comes from the coding sequence ATGACGGTGGCGTTGGGTTATGATTCTGTAAATAATGATTATAAGGTAGTTAGGGTAGTTTCTTTGTATTCCCATATGGAAGGGAAATTTGGTTCTGGCATGCAAGCTCAAGTGCACACATTAGGAATGAATTCTTGGAGAGAAGTGGCAATGTCACAGGGTGTTAACTTTGGGGCTATTCATTGGTTGGGAATGGTTGAGAAGAACAGAAACGCAATGCAAGTAGAACTAGTTAGTTTTGATGTCAGCACCGAGGCGTTCAAGTTGTTTCCACTGCCAGATTTTGCTCCAAGAGAAATATGGCCTATGTGGATTGATGTCTATAAGAATTCGCATTGTGTGGTTAAGCCTGGGGAAGGGGCATTTTATGAGATATGGGTGATGGAGGAATATGGTGTTCAAGAGTCATGGACTAGACTACATGCTATTCAACTCTCTTTTAAGTCACCCGCTGTGGTTTTCGGGAATGGGGGTGAATGGGAagtttgttttgggaaatCTTACAGGGCCAACTGTGTATGA